The genomic DNA CTCGATCCCTTCGTTGGTCCACATCGCCAGATCGCCGCTGCGGTATGCCGGGAGAAGCTGACCGTCGGGCAACGTCAGCGTGATGAACGGGTTTTCGTTCTGCCGCGGCGCATTCACATAGCCCAGGCTGACCCCGGGCCCGACGATATACAGATTCCCCATTACCTGCTCATCCACCGGCTGCAGGTCGTCATCGAGGATCAGCACCTGGCTGTTGGCGATGGGGCGGCCCACGTTTCGGTTGCTGTCGCCGCGCAGGAATCGTCGGTGGGTGACCAGCACCGTGGCCTCGGTGGGGCCGTAGAGGTTGTGCAACCGGCATTGGTCTGCCAATTGTTCTATCACATGCGGTTCGCAGGCATCGCCACCGGTGAGCAGGTGGGACAGCCCCAACGGTTGGTCCAGGGGCAAAATACTCAACAAGGCCGGCGGCAGAAAACCATGGCTCACACGTTGTTGGCGCATCAGCTCGACCAGTTGCTGAGGGTCGCGGCGCTGGGCTTCACTGGGGATGACCAGCTCGGCACCGGCGATCAGGGACGGGAAAATATCGATCAGTGACGAGTCGAAACTCAAGGGTGAAAACTGCAGAACGCGGCTCTGCTCATCCAGCGTCAAACAGTCCCCGGCCCAAGCCGTGAAATGCGCAAGATTGCCCTGGCTGAGCAATACCCCCTTGGGCTGCCCGGTGGTGCCGGAGGTAAATAGCACCATGCAGGGGGCATCGAGGCGGGGGCGTTTTTGCATCAATGGCAATGTGAGAGGGGTCGTCTCGACGTTGGCGACGTCCAGATGAATGAACTGATCACGCAAGGGGTGGTAACCGTTGCCCAGCAACACCCTGGCCCCGGCGCTTTCCAGCATGGCGTGCTGGCGCTTGGGCGGATGATCCGGCGCGAGCGGCAAATACACCGCGCCGAAGCCCAGCACTGCAAGAATGCTGGCGTACAGATCAACGGATTTTTCCAGGCATACGCCGACCACCGGCGCGTCGATGCCCGCCAGCAAAGGCGACAGGGATTGCTGAATCGACAGGGCTCGCGCCTGTAATTGTCGGTACGTCAGCACGCTGCCCGCGATGTTCAGCGCTGGCCGTTGAGCAAAACGCTGAAGGCTGGCCTGCAGTTGTTCAATCATCGGCACACGGGCTGTTTGCAGCAGTGTTGGCTGCGCCGTGTGGTTGAAATGATGCCTATACGCCAGAGCATCCAGCCCTCGCAGATCCTGTTCGGGCCAGGTATTGGCGATCACAGTTGTTTTGAAAAAACTCGGCTCTCTTGAGAAACCACTGATCAGCACCGCGACCCATTCCGCCAGCTCCCTTGTTGCCCGCCGGCACAGACGCTGGCCGTTACCGCTGGGCTCTTCGGCGACGTCGTGCACGGCCAGCAAGCGCTGGTCCTGGCCATAGCAACGCAACTGCAGGCCTGGCAACCCGTGTTCAGGCATCGGGCCAACGCCCAGACGCAGGCTCAACCTTTGGCTGGGTTCGTGTAGGGCGGATGGTGTGCAGCTGCCGTCCTCGATCAGCACGTCGCATGCCTCTTCGGCGTTCAGATGCCCGTAGGGTCCCAGCGCCTCTTTGATCGCCTCCAGCGCCCGGCTGGTGCCACTCCATCCGATGGCCAGCCGTCTCATGCCGACCTCCGGGGTTCGGGTAAATAGTCGTCCAAAGCCTGTACAACGCTCGGTGTTTGCAACAGGCCGCTTTGTTGCAGGAAGCCTGTGATGTTACCGAGCAGTGGATGTTGGCAAGTGATGGGAAAGGCCAGCGCCGCAACTTCAGCCTGCAGCGCCTGGCGAACACACGTGCTGACGCCCAGGTGGTCGATCAAGTGAAGATCAAAGCCTTGTTGCAGTTCGTTGGTCAGGTAATGTCGCAAAAAAACCGGCAGGACTTCAGCGATGCAATCGCGGTCGGCCGGGGTCGCCGTCTGCCAGTAAATGCGCACCAGCTGTGTCCAGAATTGCGCATGGCGCCCTTCATCGAAGAGGTGATCGGCCATCAGGCCGCGGACAGATGCCTTGACGCTGTCATCCCTGGAAAACGCGGCCACATCATGGGTGACGGTGTTCTCGGCGATGGCCACGGCGATCAGCTCTACGGCCTCGTGCAAATGTGCCGGGGCCCGTGCCAGGGCGGCCGGCAGCGCGCGGCTGAGTTCGATTTGGTGGGGCAAGTCGAGTGGCTTTATCCCGGTCAATGCCACCGTTTGTTGCAGGAAATCCAGGGCGACCAGCGCGTGATAGTCCTCATCCACCACGACGGTCATCGCGTCATAGCGGCAGGCGGGGGGAAACGGCAGCGAGAAACGGTTTTTGGCAATGCTGCGGGCGGTCTTGTCGACGATCTCGGTTTCGAAGATGACCACGTCGTGCAGAAATTTGTAGAAGCTTTGCGTCAGTACAAAGTCGCGCTGCTTCGGGCAATGTTCTAGAAAGCTGGCACTCAGCACCAAGGGTTGGCGGCACACTGGAAAGATCAATTTGTCGTCTTCTTCCAGCTCGCGCCGCGGACGTGTGCGAATGGTGGCGCGGCGCTCCCAATCGTCGGCGAAGGCGTGGTAGTCGGCGGCATTCATGGTTGCGCCCTCTGCAGCGCGGCGCGCACGTCATCCCAGAACGTGATACGGCCGAGGACGACGGCGAGGGCGGTTTCGTCGGCCTCGGCCTGCCGGGTGGGGTCTGCGTCAATCAGGCGCCCCAATATTTGTTCGGCGCCTGGCCCATGATCCCCGCCGTCCAGCTCAATGTGGCGGGTAAGGTAATGGCACAGGGTCGGTGCTTCACCCGTGAGGCCGGCAGTACCGTGCAAAATGCGTTCGAACATGGGGGCAATGACGCTTTCGCGGCCGTGCACAAACGCGGCCGCCACGCGGTGAGTGGGCGCGTTGAGGGCGACCTGCAGGGTGCTGTCGACAAAGCGCGCAACGCCCGGCGGTACCTCGACGCTGCGCAGCGCTTCGACGGGCGGGACGCCTTGGCGCTGCAATTGAATGAAATGCTTGATGACGCTCGTATCGGCGCCCACTTCGGCCATGGCTTCCAGATACAGCTCGAAGTGGCTGCCGTAGCCTCTGGTCAGGTGTTCATCCGATTCTTCACACAACACGATTTCGTTGATGAGGCGTGCGGCATGCGCGTCGGCGGGAGGAAGCCAAGGCAGTTGCGTGCAGGTCAGATCCTGTTGCAGGCGTTTGGTCAGGGTCATGAAGTCCCACACGGCAAATACGTGGTGCTCCATAAAAAGTTGTAACTTGTTGATGGAAGTTATTTCTGAAAATAACGGATGACTGCACAATTTCAGTTTTTGTTGTTCAAGTAAAGGTTGATGCATGGTTGATGCCTATAAGTTGTCGCGACTGCTCAAAACACAGTAAGGAAGTTTTGTAGTTGTAAGTGAGGGATGGCGTCCGCCCAAGGCAAGCACGCGGCGTGATCGCTTAAGGTTTGCGTTGCCGGGTGAAGTATCGATTTTATGGGCGGCAGATAATAATCTGATTAAACGTTTTGGAGGGCTGATGAATGTATTAGATATTTTTACGCACGGTTTTTATTGTGTGTGAATCATCGGTATTAAAGTGGGATGTTTCTTTTATATAGGCAGGCCGGGTTAAACCGAGTCACTTTAAACGAAGCCATTAACGTGGGGCCCTGTCCGTCAGGAAAGAGGCCCGCACCGCAGGAGGGTTGAGCGATGGCTTAGTGCGCTGCTTTTTTGCCAGTGGTTTCCAGCCCGTTCAGATAAGTGGTGATCACTTCCATCCCGCGCATCAAGTGATTGCGCAGCGTCAGAATGCTTTCGTCGACCTTTTTCTGCGCCACCAGGTTGAGCAGTTCGCGGTGATCTTCCTGGGATGTCTCGCCAAGCCCCATCGCCTCAAGGTTGAAGCGCAGAAAGCGTTCTTCCTCATTCAAGCCATGCTCGACCAGCTTGAGCAGCCGCTGGTTGGGCGCCTTGCCGTACAGGGCCATGTGAAACAGACGGTTGAGACGGCCAATTTCGGCGTAGTCGCGCTCGTTTTCCAGGGCAGTGATAAGGGCGTCTGCCTCGGCAATGTCGGCCTCGGTCAGAAACGGGATCGACAGCCGCAATGCTTCGGATTCCAGCAACATGCGCAGGCCGTAGGTCTCAGCGGAGTTGTCTTCGATCAGCGGCGCAACCACGGCGCCCTTGTGGGTTACTACTTGCAGCAAGGATTGCGCTTCCAGCTGACGCAACGCTTCGCGCACCGGCATGCGGCTGACGCCAAACAGGCTGGCAAGTTCTTGCTGGCGCATCGCAGTGCCACAGGGCAAGCGGCCATCAAGAATGGCGTTACGCAACGTTTCTTCAATCACGGCGCGCGCAAGATGGGCGGGAATAGGCCCGCTGATTTTAATGCTGCTTAATGGGTTCGGCTTCTGCGTCACGGTTACGCTATCCTCCTGTCTTGGGTGGAGTGTGTTTTATTGGATCCAATGCACACTAGAGACGGTCCACACGCTTGTCAAACAACCAAAGTTTCCGTTTGTAAGGGCTTACAGGACGCACTTTATACGTCTCACAAGGGGCCGTTATAAACTTCCCCCCATTTATGAATGATTGCACTGTGCCATTGTTTTTTGTTGGACGACGCTGCACCATCCTTTGAATTTCCGTCTCCCTTCACGGACTGAACGCCTTGGCGGCAAGTTTTATTCCCTCTCGATGCTTAAGCTGGTTATTTTCAGCGCTTCTGTTGGCCGGCCTGATGCCTGGCGGGCTGCATGCCGATTGGGATTTTTCACAGATCAGCCGCAAGGCCACCGCCTTGTACGGGCCGCTTGGGGAAGGCCTACGGCGCATCGACGATTGGCAGCGCCTGCTGTCGACCCAAAAGCAGGTCAGCGAGCCGGAACAGCTCAAGGTCGTGAACCTGTTTTTCAACAAGCAAATGACCTACGTCGAAGACATCGACCTCTGGCATGTGGTCGACTATTGGGAGACGCCCATCGAAGCACTCTGGAAAGGTGCCGGCGACTGTGAAGACTACGCCATCGCAAAGTATTTCAGCTTGCGTCACCTGGGCGTCTCCAGCGACAAATTGCGCATTACCTACGTCAAGGCCTTGCGTCAGAATCGCGCTCATATGGTCCTGACGTATTATTCGACCCCTGACGCGGTTCCGTTGGTGCTCGACAGCCTGATGGATGAAATTCTGCCCGCCACTCGGCGTACCGACCTGATTCCGGTGTACTCATTCAACGCCGAAGGGTTGTACTTGCCAGGCGCCACGGGCAACAAGAAAGTCGGCGACACCAAACGCTTGTCGCGCTGGCAGGATGTGTTGAGAAAAATGCGTGCGGAAGGCTTCCCGGCCGAGCCTGCCAACTAGGAGTAATTGATCGGTGTCTTTGTTCAAACAACTATTGATCGCAATCTGTCTGTTCCTGGTCGTGGCCTTCAGCGGCAGCTTCATGGTCAGCCTTGAAAGCTCGCGCACGCAGTACGTCAATCAACTGCGCTCCCATGCCCAGGACGCGGCCACCGCGCTGGCGCTGTCGCTGACGCCGAATATCGACGACCCGGCCATGGTGGAGCTGTTGGTCAGCTCGATCTTCGACAGTGGCTACTACGCGAGCATCCGCGTGGTGGACCTGGCAACCGACAAAACCATCGTCGAGCGCAACGGTATTCCCGACAACAACGGCGTGCCCGACTGGTTCGTCAAACTGATCGGCCTGGAGCCGGCCGGTGGCGATGCTCTGGTCAACCGCGGCTGGGAGCAGGCGGCGCGCGTGGAGGTGGTCAGCCATCCAATGTTCGCCTTGGCCAAACTCTGGCAAAGCGCGTTGGGCAGCCTTGGCTGGCTGCTGCTGTGCGGCGCGGTGAGCGCGGTGCTGGGCGCGCTGTTGCTGCGTCGGCAATTGAAGCCGCTGGACTACATGGTCAAACAGTCCCACGCCATTGCCCGCCGCGAATTCCTCAGTCTGCCGGATCTGCCGCGCACGCCGGAGCTGCGCCGCGTGGTGCAGGCGATGAACCAGATGGTGGAAAAACTCAAGGCACTGTTCCAGGAACAGGCCGAGCGCAGTGAGAAATTGCGCACCGAGTCCTATCAGGACAACCTCACCGGCCTGGCCAACCGCCGTTACTTCGAAATGCAGCTCAACGCCCGCGTCAGCAACCCCGAGGAAACCAACTCCGGTTATTTGCTGGTGCTACGCGTGAAGGACCTGGCCGGTCTCAATCAGCGCCTGGGCGGGCAGCGCACCGACCAATTGCTGCAAGCGGTCGGCACTCAGTTGCTGCGCCAGTGTGAGCCGTACCCGGAAACCCACAACCTCGTCACCCGTATTCGTGGCGGTGAATTTGCTGTGCTGGCGCCGGGTCTGGTGCGGGAAGAGGCGTTGCAATTGGCGCAAAACCTGGAAAGCACCCTGCAAAGCCTGCAAGCCACGGGCGCCAGTGATGTCACGCCGGTCGCTTACATTGGCCTGGCGCCGTTTAACCATGGCGACGCCCCGCAAACCTTGTTGACCCTGGCGGACCAGGCCCTGGCGCAGGCTGAAGGGCAGGGCGACAGCAGTTGGGTGTGCCTTGACCACAGCGTCGCCGCCAGCGTTGGTGACGATCACCATGCCTGGCATAACCTGCTCGACCAGGCCCTGACCCAGCAACGCTTCCAGCTGTACTTTCAGCCGGTGGTCGCCAGCCAGGACCCTCAGTCGGTACTGCATTACAAAGTGCTGTCGCGCTTACAGGATGAAGACGGCCACACCATTCCCGCCGGGCGTTTCCTGCCCTGGCTGGAGCGCTTCGGCTGGTCGGCCCGGCTGGACCGTCTGATCCTGGAGCAAGTGCTCAAGCAGATGGCCGGCCACACTAAAAGCCTGGCGCTGAACCTCTCGGCGGCGACGCTGCAAGATCCTCAAGCGTTGAACAAAATCATCGAGCTGCTACGCCAGCACAGCAACCTGGGCCCGCGCCTGACCCTGGAAATCGGTGAGGAGCAATTGCCGGAACAGGCGTTGCTGGAACAACTGACTCAGCGCCTGCGTGAGCCTGCAGCGTTTCGGCGGGCGCTTCAGCATGATCGGCAACCTGGCCCGCCTGGGCCTGGCGTACTTGAAGATAGACGGCAGTTACATCCGGGCCATCGACCAGGAAAGCGACAAGCGCCTGTTCATCGAGGCAATCCAGCGCGCGGCGCACAGCATCGACTTGCCGCTGATTGCCGAGCGCGTAGAGACCGAGGGCGAACTGAAGGTGATTCGCGAGATGGGGATTTTCGGCGTGCAGGGGCAACTGGTGGGCGAGCCGGCGCCCTGGAAATAATTCACGGACACAGTAAAAAATGTGGGAGCCGGCTTTTTGTGGGAGCTGGCTTGCCTGCGATAGCATCACCTGAGTGTTACTGATACACCGCGGCGTCTGCATCGCGGGCAAGCCCGCTCCCACAGTTAAAGTGAGATCAGATCAGCCCGGTCTCTTCATCATTGATCAAATGGCTCAACCCACCCAGCGCTTCCCGTGCGTGGGTACGGTCCATCAGCTTGGCCTGGGCCGCCGGCGGCAGGTCCGTCACGCTGATAACGCCTTTGCGGGTCAGCACCTGAATCAAGTCGTCCAGCACCCGGATCATCTCCAGGTCACTCTGCTTGAGTTGTGCCAGGCTGGTTTCCACCACTTCGTTGGCGTACCAGGCCTGAATCTCATGGTGATCGGCCGGCAGGGTCTCGGTCGACTCGGCAAAGGCCGCAGCCTCCACGCGACTCAATGCGCCCTGTGCATCACGTTGCACGTAAAACATAAGAACCCCTCGAAAATAAGCCACACGCCGTCACCAGCATAGGTCAACGGTGTGTTTATAGGCGCGAGTATGCGATGCAACCCTGCGCCAGGGCCAGCAACCTGTGGCCCAAAAAAATCGGCCGCCCCTGGGGGCGGCCGGTCAATCGCGTCTTAGGCGGTGTGGTCAATCTTGATGGTCGGGTCGGCGCCAGTGATCAGCGAGTTGATGCTGGTGTGGGACCAGTCGTTGCCTTCCAGCTTGATCGTCACATCGGCGTTGGCCAGGCCACCGGCGGCGTTGAGCTTGCCTTCACTGCTCACTTGCAGGGTCGACACGCCGTCTACCGTGGTGATCTTGAGGTAGTTGTCGATGGTGCTGTCCGTCTCGCCTTTCAACAAATCCCGCAGGTCGATGCGGTCACCTTCCGACGCCTTGAAGTCCTTGATCACGTCGTTGCCGAAGTCACCCGATTTCCAGACGAAGGTGTCGGCACCCGAACCACCGATCAAAATGTCGTTGCCCGGCCCACCGATCAAGGTGTCGTTACCGGTGCCGCCCAGCAGGATGTCATTGCCCTTGCCGCCGTCCAGGTAGTCGTTGCCGCCCTGGCCGAACAGGATGTCATCACCTGCGCCACCCAGCAGCGTGTCGTTGCCGTCTTTGGCGCCGGACACGTCGAAGTCAGCGTAATGCTCGGTGACGTACTGGTGCACGTTCGAAGGCTTTACCGCCGAAACCGCCACGCCGGTTTTCTGTGCCACGAACGCCTGCAGCGCGTTGTAACCCTCACCGGTAATGCCGCTGAAGCTCACCAGGTCGCCGAAGATGATGTCGTTGCCGTCGCCACCGTTGATGGTGTCGGCGCCCGGCAGCGTGGCCTCGGTGTGGCCGAGGATGGCGTTGGCCAAGTCCTTCGGATCGATGTTGGTTTGCGGCTTGCCATCGCTGTCGTACGGCTTGAGGTCGCTGAGGCTGACGTCACCGTTGATGCCGATCGCTTCCACCTGCGACAACCCGCCCAGCAGCGCAAATGCGCTTTTGGCGTTGCTCAGGGTCGCCGAGTCGGTGCTGTTGCCGGTACCCGAGAGGTTGGAGAGCTCAAATGTACCGTCGCCTTGAGCGTGGACGGTGCCCAGGCTGGTGTAAACCCAACGGGAGCCATTGTAGGTCTGCAGTGCCGCCGCCCCCGAGGTGTCGATGCTGAAGTAATGGGTGTTGTCCAGGTACTTGCCGACGGCTGTGCCTGGCGTGTAGTTGGCCATGGTCACCACGTCATCGAACTTCACGTTGCCGTACAGCGTCGGGTTGGTCTGCTCGCCGCTCTGGTAGTACGTAGGCTGGCCGTCGGTGATGAAGTACGTCAGGTTGGTGGCGCCGGTGTTGCTGGTCGCCAGGCCGCTCTGGAAGAAGTTCGCCGTGGTCTTGAACACGTCTTCGTAGTTGGTACCGCCGCCCGACACCATCGAATCCAGCACACCCTTGAGCACGTTCAGCGCGTTTGGATCGTTGAGGTTGATCGCTACCGACTTGTTCACCTGGGTATCGAAGTCTGCCAGGAAGATGTTCACGGTGCCGGAGGTATTGCTGCCCAGGCTGTCTTTGAGCGCGTTGAACACCGAGGTCAACGAGGCTTTTGCCGCGTTGATCGAGGCGGTGCTCATGCTGCCCGAGCTGTCCACCATGAACGCGATGTTGTAGTTCTTGCCCTGCACCACGTTCAGGCCGCCAATATCGGCCACAACGATGTCGTTGCCGTCGGTGCCGTTGATCGCGTCGCTGCCCGAAGTACCAGTCACCGCGTTGTAGGTCGCCGGGTAAACGGTGACTGGCAGTTGCGCAGTGGTCACGGCCGAGCCGCCGAGGCTTTCGGTGGAGGTCGAGGTGACGGTCAGGTTGAACTGGCCGCTGTAGTAGGTCGGCGGCTTGATGCTCAGGGTGCCCAGGTCCCAACCGTTCACGTTGACTTCGCTTACGCCTTTGGTGGCGGTGAAGGTGTGGCCGGAAGCGTCGGTCAGCACCGAACCTGCCGGTATGCCGCTGATCTTCACGCTCAGGGTTTCCGAGCCGTCAGTGTCGGTCAGCGCGGTGGTGACCTTGGACAGTTTGACGGTGCCGTTTTCCTGGCCTTCGTTGAGCTTGTAGCCCACGTAATAGCCGTCACCGTTGCTGCCATGCAGGTCGGACACGGTCACGCCGGCGTTGGTCAGGTCGGTGATGCCGGTGTACAGCGGCACGCCGCTGGTGCTCAGGTCCTGGGCGGGTGCGCCGTTGACCGACAGGTTGACGTCATAGCTGCCTGGGCCGGACTGGTTGGCGTGGTAGATCTCGATGCTGTAGTAGCCGCTCACCGTCGGGGTGATCGAGCCGCTGAACTTGCCGCTGTTGGTGCCCCACAAGCCGCTGGCCACGTCCTTGCCGCCGATGTTGATCACCAGGCTGTCATCGGCGACGCCGCTGAAGGTGTAGGTCTTGCCGGCTTCCATATACATCAGGCCGGAGATCTTCGACCCCGAACCGGCTGCGACGTTGGCCGTGGATTCGACGTTGGTGACGATGGCGCTGCTGTTCGGCGTGCCGGCGTTATCAATGGCGTTTTTCAGGTCGGCCGGGGCCGCGCCGTTACCGTTGGTGCCGATACCGGACAGGCTGTTCCAGCTTTGCTTGATCAAGCCCACCGAGTTGACGCTGTTGTCGGCCACATTCAGGGTCGGTGCGTCGGCTACCGGAGTGATATCGACTTTCACCGT from Pseudomonas tolaasii NCPPB 2192 includes the following:
- the lapG gene encoding cysteine protease LapG; its protein translation is MAASFIPSRCLSWLFSALLLAGLMPGGLHADWDFSQISRKATALYGPLGEGLRRIDDWQRLLSTQKQVSEPEQLKVVNLFFNKQMTYVEDIDLWHVVDYWETPIEALWKGAGDCEDYAIAKYFSLRHLGVSSDKLRITYVKALRQNRAHMVLTYYSTPDAVPLVLDSLMDEILPATRRTDLIPVYSFNAEGLYLPGATGNKKVGDTKRLSRWQDVLRKMRAEGFPAEPAN
- a CDS encoding diiron oxygenase; translated protein: MNAADYHAFADDWERRATIRTRPRRELEEDDKLIFPVCRQPLVLSASFLEHCPKQRDFVLTQSFYKFLHDVVIFETEIVDKTARSIAKNRFSLPFPPACRYDAMTVVVDEDYHALVALDFLQQTVALTGIKPLDLPHQIELSRALPAALARAPAHLHEAVELIAVAIAENTVTHDVAAFSRDDSVKASVRGLMADHLFDEGRHAQFWTQLVRIYWQTATPADRDCIAEVLPVFLRHYLTNELQQGFDLHLIDHLGVSTCVRQALQAEVAALAFPITCQHPLLGNITGFLQQSGLLQTPSVVQALDDYLPEPRRSA
- a CDS encoding GntR family transcriptional regulator — encoded protein: MTQKPNPLSSIKISGPIPAHLARAVIEETLRNAILDGRLPCGTAMRQQELASLFGVSRMPVREALRQLEAQSLLQVVTHKGAVVAPLIEDNSAETYGLRMLLESEALRLSIPFLTEADIAEADALITALENERDYAEIGRLNRLFHMALYGKAPNQRLLKLVEHGLNEEERFLRFNLEAMGLGETSQEDHRELLNLVAQKKVDESILTLRNHLMRGMEVITTYLNGLETTGKKAAH
- a CDS encoding DUF3050 domain-containing protein; the protein is MHQPLLEQQKLKLCSHPLFSEITSINKLQLFMEHHVFAVWDFMTLTKRLQQDLTCTQLPWLPPADAHAARLINEIVLCEESDEHLTRGYGSHFELYLEAMAEVGADTSVIKHFIQLQRQGVPPVEALRSVEVPPGVARFVDSTLQVALNAPTHRVAAAFVHGRESVIAPMFERILHGTAGLTGEAPTLCHYLTRHIELDGGDHGPGAEQILGRLIDADPTRQAEADETALAVVLGRITFWDDVRAALQRAQP